In a single window of the Candidatus Atribacteria bacterium genome:
- a CDS encoding type II toxin-antitoxin system HicB family antitoxin, with product MKYRIFIEQDEDGIFVAECPALPGCISQGKSRKEVLENIQEAIKGYLESLRMHDEPVPPSIEEEIVEVAS from the coding sequence ATGAAATATAGAATTTTTATTGAACAAGATGAAGATGGCATATTTGTTGCTGAATGTCCTGCTTTGCCTGGATGTATTTCTCAAGGCAAGAGCCGAAAAGAAGTTTTGGAAAATATTCAAGAAGCTATTAAGGGGTATTTAGAGAGTTTAAGAATGCATGATGAACCCGTTCCTCCATCTATTGAAGAAGAAATTGTAGAGGTAGCAAGTTGA
- a CDS encoding type II toxin-antitoxin system HicA family toxin, with amino-acid sequence MSGLSIITGKDLCKILEKIGYIKDHQTGSHIILRNKKYPFRRLTIPNHKEIAKGTLRAIIRQIGLSLNEFEKLVKHKK; translated from the coding sequence TTGAGTGGTTTATCAATAATAACCGGGAAAGATCTTTGTAAAATATTAGAAAAAATAGGATATATTAAAGATCACCAAACCGGTAGTCATATTATTTTAAGGAATAAAAAATATCCTTTTCGTAGATTAACCATTCCAAATCATAAAGAAATCGCAAAAGGAACATTAAGAGCTATTATACGTCAAATTGGACTGTCTTTAAATGAATTTGAGAAATTAGTAAAGCATAAAAAATAA